The proteins below are encoded in one region of Paenibacillus albus:
- a CDS encoding helix-turn-helix domain-containing protein: MYKAIIIDDELPARRAIRALGEWELYGIEIAAEADNGKEGLVLLEAEEPDLVFVDMKMPLMGGVEFLDKARATYPEACYIVISGFDDFTYARSAMQAGSVDYLLKPIRKADLNAAVGRAIEIIAERRNRLLSESRSQIYRNLSAPLVKEKIYSSIIDKSGRFHHIDELRAVLDTEALSSLCRVVVFKLLNAEDVIELRFKNDSHAFYYALTNAVDELFSRFGKTFSFKNNRDDSEIVAVIKLSDPNHPQRMVIDELSAQLTSVFGIQLVSEEGPDVTMERLGESYDAALRSLMELNMISLRPASSSQQKEPDEGRRSFLERARLFSQPIESGSERQAIHELRKWLEELEAAGAITMSGMLAIEVELRMFAETLLARFKMDEQETADYIGLFDRTLRRRVYEFTVFKAAVLDYFEPFFTVLAETGRSGENASTAEKIKAYIELHYDEELPVSFFAERYHMSKEHLARLFKQKYDIGIHEYQLQIRMGKAKEWLSDKSLKIQTVSERVGFRDQNYFSKAFKKYTGLTPQEFRGKMES, encoded by the coding sequence ATGTACAAGGCTATCATCATTGACGACGAATTGCCGGCACGCCGGGCCATAAGGGCGCTTGGGGAGTGGGAGCTCTACGGCATTGAGATTGCTGCGGAAGCAGATAACGGGAAAGAAGGGCTGGTGCTGCTGGAAGCAGAGGAGCCGGATCTGGTCTTCGTCGATATGAAAATGCCGCTGATGGGCGGGGTAGAGTTTCTCGATAAGGCAAGAGCTACGTATCCGGAAGCTTGTTATATCGTTATTAGCGGCTTCGACGATTTCACTTATGCGCGAAGCGCCATGCAAGCAGGATCGGTAGATTACTTGCTGAAGCCGATCCGCAAGGCGGACTTAAACGCCGCGGTCGGACGCGCGATTGAGATCATTGCGGAGCGACGGAATCGGCTGCTCAGCGAGAGCCGTTCGCAAATCTACAGAAACCTGTCGGCGCCGCTCGTCAAGGAGAAGATCTATTCTTCCATCATCGACAAAAGCGGCCGCTTCCATCACATTGACGAGCTGCGAGCTGTACTCGATACAGAAGCGCTCTCTTCGCTGTGCCGCGTCGTCGTCTTCAAGCTTCTCAATGCGGAGGATGTCATTGAGCTGCGGTTCAAGAACGATTCCCACGCTTTCTACTACGCGCTTACCAATGCGGTGGACGAGCTGTTCAGCCGCTTCGGGAAGACGTTCAGCTTTAAGAACAATCGTGATGACTCGGAGATTGTAGCCGTCATTAAGCTGTCAGATCCAAACCATCCGCAGCGTATGGTTATCGATGAGCTATCGGCTCAATTGACCTCTGTGTTCGGTATTCAGCTCGTTTCCGAGGAAGGGCCTGACGTTACGATGGAGCGGCTTGGCGAATCGTATGATGCGGCGCTGAGATCGCTTATGGAGCTGAACATGATTTCGTTGCGGCCGGCTTCTTCCTCGCAGCAGAAAGAGCCGGATGAGGGGCGCAGATCTTTCTTGGAGCGTGCAAGACTATTTAGCCAACCCATTGAATCCGGCAGCGAACGTCAAGCCATACATGAGCTGCGCAAGTGGCTGGAGGAGCTTGAAGCGGCCGGCGCCATCACGATGAGCGGTATGCTGGCTATAGAAGTGGAGCTGCGGATGTTCGCGGAGACGCTGCTCGCCCGGTTTAAGATGGACGAGCAGGAGACTGCGGATTACATCGGACTGTTCGATCGAACGCTTCGCCGCCGCGTGTATGAATTTACGGTGTTTAAGGCGGCCGTATTGGATTATTTCGAGCCATTCTTCACGGTGCTGGCAGAGACGGGCCGATCCGGCGAGAACGCGTCGACGGCGGAGAAGATCAAGGCTTATATCGAGCTTCATTACGACGAAGAGCTGCCGGTATCGTTCTTCGCCGAGCGGTACCATATGAGCAAGGAGCACTTGGCGAGGCTGTTCAAACAGAAGTACGACATCGGCATTCACGAGTATCAGCTGCAGATTCGAATGGGCAAAGCGAAGGAATGGCTGAGCGATAAGTCGCTGAAGATTCAAACGGTGAGCGAGCGGGTCGGCTTCCGCGACCAGAACTATTTTAGCAAGGCGTTTAAGAAATATACCGGTCTGACCCCGCAAGAGTTTAGGGGGAAGATGGAATCCTAA
- a CDS encoding cache domain-containing sensor histidine kinase — translation MIVKLWQRLHGYISSKLRNQLITLFSAIGACIVILLTYLSYLQSAGMNRDNFIESNRKILKLVNQNLDGYLGRIDELSISLRKDAQFMDAIISKEYGGPLYIQNQLKNLYYSSDDIEAVSIYTPINGMQYTMSKAFVNLKQEATNAPQAQRWYREASQSKRFRSIESGFSSDGTTTTTPASREEDAGIGEGDGTATGKNGSGHFLIFHRILINIADKKPLAAVSISYNLNEIKRILKDMTGKSGEYIGIYNEANELFYAEGPQLAEAETAKLLKSIPVDATDTEHQSWTIGKEQYLAIYNVSQENGWKLVTLTPYSVLNKEASQARWINLIAGAAVVVLLIFFIVVAANAITRRLMKLSRQITMLGDGNFEVQSEIEGSDEIAHLSRKYNQMIVRINELIGERYEMQINERNARLIALEAQINPHFLYNSLQAISTEAIIGGQENIQEMVDALASSLRYAIKEAETVRMKEELAHVGNYMLLQQARFGERLQLHVQAEDAVMEAWIPKMTVQILVENTIKHGLEQMTGKMDVRVLAEAQGGSLIITVSDNGPGITQKRLSEIRSLLDSRVLEYREGIGLNNIHARIKLLFGPESELQIRSRHGEGTAVIVTLPLREERPYVQGYHH, via the coding sequence GTGATCGTAAAGCTGTGGCAACGACTCCATGGATACATATCAAGCAAGCTGCGCAACCAGCTCATTACGCTGTTTTCGGCGATTGGGGCATGCATCGTTATTTTGCTAACCTATTTGTCCTACTTGCAGTCGGCAGGCATGAATCGGGATAACTTCATCGAGAGCAACCGCAAAATTCTCAAATTGGTCAATCAGAACCTGGACGGATATTTGGGCCGGATTGACGAGCTGTCAATCTCGCTGCGCAAGGATGCCCAGTTCATGGACGCGATTATTTCCAAGGAGTATGGCGGACCGCTATATATTCAGAATCAATTGAAGAACTTATATTACTCTAGTGACGACATTGAAGCAGTGTCGATTTATACGCCGATCAACGGCATGCAGTACACGATGTCGAAGGCATTCGTCAACCTCAAGCAGGAAGCGACGAACGCTCCCCAGGCGCAGCGCTGGTACCGGGAGGCATCGCAAAGCAAGCGGTTCCGAAGTATTGAGTCGGGCTTTAGCTCGGATGGCACAACGACAACAACACCAGCTTCAAGAGAAGAGGACGCAGGGATTGGTGAAGGCGACGGCACGGCTACAGGCAAGAATGGCAGCGGACATTTTCTTATTTTTCATCGTATCCTCATCAATATCGCGGACAAGAAACCGCTCGCTGCGGTCTCCATCTCCTACAACCTCAATGAAATCAAACGGATATTGAAGGACATGACCGGCAAATCCGGTGAATACATTGGCATCTATAACGAAGCGAATGAGCTGTTCTACGCCGAAGGCCCTCAGCTCGCAGAAGCAGAAACTGCCAAGCTGCTGAAGAGCATCCCGGTTGATGCAACAGATACGGAACATCAGAGCTGGACGATTGGCAAAGAGCAATACCTGGCCATCTACAATGTCTCGCAAGAGAACGGTTGGAAGCTCGTGACTCTGACGCCTTACAGTGTGCTGAACAAGGAAGCATCGCAGGCCCGCTGGATCAACCTTATCGCAGGCGCGGCAGTCGTCGTGCTGCTCATATTCTTCATCGTCGTTGCGGCGAATGCCATTACGAGGCGGCTTATGAAGCTGTCGCGGCAAATTACCATGCTCGGAGACGGTAATTTCGAAGTGCAGAGCGAGATTGAAGGCAGTGATGAGATCGCCCATTTATCGCGGAAATACAACCAAATGATCGTGAGAATTAATGAGCTCATTGGCGAACGCTATGAGATGCAGATCAATGAACGCAATGCGCGGTTAATTGCGCTCGAAGCGCAGATTAATCCGCATTTTCTATACAATTCGCTGCAGGCGATATCGACCGAGGCGATTATTGGCGGCCAAGAGAATATTCAAGAGATGGTCGACGCGCTTGCTTCTTCGCTGCGCTATGCCATTAAGGAAGCCGAGACGGTGCGGATGAAAGAGGAGCTTGCTCACGTCGGGAATTATATGCTGCTTCAGCAAGCGCGGTTCGGCGAAAGACTGCAGCTGCATGTTCAGGCGGAAGATGCGGTGATGGAAGCTTGGATACCGAAGATGACCGTGCAGATTCTAGTTGAGAACACCATTAAGCACGGGCTGGAGCAGATGACAGGGAAGATGGATGTGCGAGTGTTGGCGGAAGCGCAAGGAGGCAGCCTCATCATCACTGTTTCTGACAATGGGCCTGGCATAACACAGAAGCGGTTAAGCGAGATCCGCTCGCTTCTGGACAGTCGTGTGCTGGAATATCGGGAAGGCATCGGCCTGAACAATATTCATGCGAGAATTAAGCTGCTGTTCGGACCGGAATCCGAGCTTCAAATTCGCAGCAGGCATGGCGAAGGGACGGCTGTCATCGTGACACTGCCGCTAAGAGAGGAGAGACCTTATGTACAAGGCTATCATCATTGA
- a CDS encoding type II toxin-antitoxin system PemK/MazF family toxin, with protein sequence MIVKRGDVFFADLSPVVGSEQGGVRPVLVIQNDIGNRFSPTVIVAAITAQIQKAKLPTHVEIDAALHGFDRDSVLLLEQIRTIDKQRLTDKITHLDDETMRKVDEALQISVGLIDF encoded by the coding sequence TTGATCGTTAAACGCGGCGATGTGTTTTTTGCTGATTTGTCACCTGTTGTCGGTTCTGAACAGGGAGGAGTGCGTCCTGTTCTCGTTATTCAAAATGATATTGGCAACCGCTTTAGTCCAACCGTCATTGTAGCTGCGATTACAGCTCAAATACAGAAGGCTAAGCTGCCGACGCATGTAGAGATTGATGCGGCGCTTCATGGGTTTGACCGTGATTCCGTCCTTCTTCTCGAACAGATTCGCACGATTGATAAACAGCGTCTTACCGACAAGATCACACACCTCGACGATGAAACGATGCGCAAAGTAGACGAGGCGCTGCAGATCAGCGTTGGCCTTATTGATTTTTGA
- a CDS encoding CopG family ribbon-helix-helix protein, whose protein sequence is MANMQNTKRIMISLPDHLLEEVDGIVARENSNRSEFIRQAMKLYLIERKKRQIRDSMQRGYLEMAKINLVMASEAFQAEEDAGDTLGRLVSGV, encoded by the coding sequence GTGGCCAATATGCAAAACACCAAAAGGATTATGATCAGCTTACCGGATCATTTGCTGGAGGAAGTCGACGGAATCGTCGCCAGAGAAAACTCGAACCGGAGCGAATTTATTCGTCAGGCAATGAAATTGTACTTGATTGAACGGAAGAAACGTCAGATTCGCGATTCGATGCAGCGCGGCTATTTGGAAATGGCCAAAATCAACTTAGTGATGGCGTCGGAAGCTTTTCAAGCGGAGGAAGATGCCGGCGATACGCTCGGCCGACTCGTAAGCGGGGTGTAA
- the alr gene encoding alanine racemase → MDFGAYYRPTRAEISLDALTRNLQTFREAMPQGMRLMASVKANAYGHGAVEIAREAQRWGIDYLGVAFLDEALQLRQAGITANILVLGYVPPEGLAVAREANIAIALFSDDIIAAAAAMPPSDKKLTVHIKIDTGMGRLGVLAGADAVPFIQRAMKEPNLYVEGMFTHYARADETDKSYTELQYGRFSQVVEQLRAAGLEIPIIHAANSATGIDTPEMGVGMLRLGISMYGLYPSAEVNHKRITLEPVLTLKTAVVMVKDAPPGWGISYGTRYFTQGTEAIGTIPIGYADGFSRMLTGKAEVLLRGQRVPVRGTICMDQCMIGLDAAAAAGNKPVEVGEEVVLIGRQGDAAITADDVADQLGTINYEITCMIANRIPRVYLRGGSVTAVTNPLL, encoded by the coding sequence TTGGACTTTGGTGCTTACTATCGCCCCACTCGGGCAGAGATATCATTAGATGCGCTTACGCGTAACTTGCAGACCTTTCGCGAGGCGATGCCGCAAGGGATGCGGCTTATGGCGTCTGTAAAAGCGAACGCTTACGGCCACGGCGCGGTTGAGATTGCCCGCGAGGCACAGCGCTGGGGCATTGATTACCTCGGCGTCGCTTTCCTTGACGAAGCGCTGCAGCTTCGGCAGGCAGGCATTACCGCGAACATTCTCGTGCTCGGCTATGTACCGCCGGAAGGGCTTGCCGTCGCACGGGAAGCGAATATTGCAATCGCGCTATTCAGCGACGATATTATCGCGGCAGCTGCTGCAATGCCTCCAAGCGATAAGAAACTGACCGTTCATATTAAGATCGACACCGGCATGGGACGGCTTGGCGTGTTAGCTGGCGCCGATGCGGTGCCTTTTATTCAGCGTGCAATGAAAGAGCCTAATCTCTACGTTGAAGGGATGTTCACGCATTACGCACGCGCGGATGAAACGGATAAGAGCTATACGGAGCTGCAATACGGACGCTTCTCCCAGGTGGTGGAGCAGCTGAGAGCGGCGGGGCTTGAAATTCCGATTATCCATGCCGCTAATAGCGCGACAGGCATTGATACACCGGAGATGGGCGTCGGCATGCTTCGTCTCGGTATCAGCATGTACGGGCTATATCCATCTGCTGAAGTGAATCATAAACGGATTACGCTTGAGCCGGTGCTCACCTTGAAGACCGCTGTCGTGATGGTGAAGGATGCGCCTCCGGGCTGGGGAATCAGCTACGGAACGCGGTATTTCACACAAGGGACAGAAGCAATTGGTACGATTCCGATCGGTTATGCCGACGGCTTTAGCCGGATGCTGACCGGCAAGGCGGAAGTACTGCTGCGCGGGCAACGGGTTCCGGTACGAGGCACGATTTGCATGGATCAATGCATGATCGGACTTGATGCAGCGGCAGCGGCAGGGAACAAGCCTGTCGAGGTCGGCGAGGAAGTAGTTCTGATAGGTCGTCAAGGCGATGCAGCGATTACGGCAGATGATGTCGCGGATCAGCTTGGCACGATTAATTATGAAATCACTTGCATGATCGCAAACCGCATTCCCCGCGTCTATCTGCGCGGCGGTAGCGTAACAGCGGTAACCAATCCGCTGCTGTAA
- a CDS encoding DUF4367 domain-containing protein, translating to MRRRISFLAVVLLCLTAVLAGCGTKDAESVVKDLDKTLNGLGSYHGKGTMILHTGQQPLEYQVDVSYQKPQYYRIALTNAKKDITQIVLRNDEGVFVLTPRLNKVFRFQSDWPANQGQVYLYQTLVQSILLDNSRQFAVDKDAYVFDVMANYQNGSLARQKIWLNKSDYAPSKVEVSDANASVMVEVKFDSFEFGSKLEKSVFDTQTNMGTPAGDKPTTALPSDDSSNSSNTSNNTSDNSSTANNGSSNNSDQAATSPDNNAAQSDNASTNSNADNNTSGDNPDNSASSSTNADNSSNNSSDNSSSNASEDAEDTMAPAGSQSFVALEPSYLPDGVSEKDQQDIVFGGNAGIIIRYAGDYEYTLIETQPKDVAVSQTKGELKDLGFTVGALSGSLLDGEQQTLTWTYNGTEFRLTSGDLPENEMMKIAQSVQGEMSK from the coding sequence ATGCGTCGTCGAATCAGTTTTCTCGCAGTTGTTCTGCTATGCCTCACGGCGGTGCTCGCAGGCTGCGGGACAAAGGACGCGGAATCGGTTGTCAAAGATTTGGACAAAACGTTAAACGGGCTAGGCAGCTATCACGGCAAGGGCACCATGATTCTGCACACGGGCCAGCAGCCGCTGGAGTATCAAGTGGACGTATCGTACCAGAAGCCGCAGTACTACCGCATCGCCCTCACGAATGCCAAGAAGGATATTACGCAAATTGTGCTTCGCAACGATGAAGGCGTATTCGTACTGACGCCGCGCCTCAATAAAGTGTTCCGTTTCCAAAGCGATTGGCCGGCTAATCAAGGACAAGTCTACCTGTATCAAACGCTGGTGCAGAGCATTCTCCTCGATAATTCCCGTCAGTTTGCAGTAGACAAAGATGCGTACGTGTTCGACGTCATGGCGAACTACCAGAACGGATCGCTGGCACGGCAAAAGATTTGGCTGAACAAGTCCGACTATGCGCCGAGCAAAGTGGAAGTGAGCGACGCGAACGCTAGCGTGATGGTCGAGGTCAAATTCGACTCCTTCGAATTTGGTTCGAAGCTGGAGAAGAGCGTATTCGATACGCAGACGAATATGGGCACTCCGGCAGGAGACAAGCCGACAACAGCGCTTCCTTCGGATGACAGCAGCAACAGCAGCAACACCAGCAACAACACCAGCGACAACAGCAGCACAGCGAATAATGGAAGCAGCAACAATTCGGATCAAGCGGCGACTTCGCCGGATAACAACGCAGCGCAATCGGATAATGCGTCTACGAATTCGAATGCCGATAACAATACCTCCGGGGACAATCCGGACAACAGCGCTTCCAGCAGCACCAATGCAGACAATTCCAGCAACAACAGCAGCGATAACAGCAGCAGCAATGCAAGCGAGGATGCCGAAGATACGATGGCGCCAGCCGGCAGCCAAAGCTTCGTAGCGCTCGAGCCGTCCTACTTGCCGGACGGCGTGTCGGAGAAAGATCAGCAGGACATCGTGTTCGGCGGAAATGCAGGCATCATTATCCGCTACGCCGGAGACTACGAATATACATTAATTGAGACGCAGCCGAAGGATGTAGCCGTATCTCAAACGAAGGGCGAACTGAAAGACCTCGGCTTCACAGTCGGCGCTCTCTCTGGATCTCTCCTGGACGGTGAGCAGCAGACGCTGACTTGGACTTATAATGGTACGGAGTTCCGCCTCACGAGCGGCGACCTGCCAGAGAACGAAATGATGAAGATCGCGCAATCGGTACAAGGCGAGATGTCAAAATAA
- a CDS encoding MraY family glycosyltransferase has translation MVVSGITYFIAFLASFLIVYLLIPPFSKLAFKLDFVDKPRKNVERKIHREPIPLTASYAIFIGFFATYLVVSKGISWETGALFAGGVLLLIIGTVDDWYKTKGKDFPALPKLVVQLSAAILVYASGIVFTGFINPFSGDYIVLPVVLQFLLTILWIFGVTTVINFSDGLDGLAGGLSAISATTLFIVAVAMGQTNSAMMAIILLGVTLAYLRFNKPPAKVFMGDAGATFLGFLLAVIALDGAFKQATVLSLFIPILALGVPIFDNLFVVIKRYLQGKPMYQADASQAHYRLLRAGLNTKQALGVLMLLSTCLGLTSIILLLVQV, from the coding sequence ATGGTGGTGAGCGGCATTACTTATTTCATTGCTTTTCTTGCGTCCTTTCTTATCGTGTACCTGCTGATTCCTCCGTTTAGCAAGCTTGCTTTCAAGCTCGATTTCGTGGACAAGCCCCGTAAAAATGTGGAACGAAAGATTCACCGTGAACCTATTCCGCTTACGGCCAGCTATGCGATTTTCATCGGATTTTTTGCTACCTATTTAGTTGTTTCCAAAGGGATATCGTGGGAGACCGGCGCATTGTTCGCAGGCGGCGTTCTTCTTCTCATTATTGGTACTGTGGATGATTGGTACAAAACAAAAGGCAAGGACTTTCCCGCTCTGCCCAAATTGGTCGTTCAGCTGTCGGCAGCCATTCTCGTTTATGCTTCAGGAATCGTATTCACAGGCTTCATTAATCCGTTCTCTGGCGATTACATCGTGCTGCCCGTCGTTCTTCAGTTTCTGCTCACCATTCTATGGATTTTCGGAGTGACGACGGTCATTAACTTCTCGGATGGATTGGACGGTCTCGCGGGAGGACTTTCGGCGATCTCGGCGACAACGCTGTTTATTGTAGCGGTTGCCATGGGGCAGACCAATTCCGCGATGATGGCCATCATTCTGTTAGGTGTGACGCTTGCCTATTTACGGTTCAATAAGCCTCCCGCGAAAGTGTTCATGGGGGATGCCGGCGCTACCTTCCTTGGGTTTCTGCTTGCTGTTATCGCGCTAGACGGCGCGTTCAAGCAGGCGACGGTGTTATCGCTGTTTATCCCGATTTTGGCGCTGGGGGTACCTATATTTGATAATCTCTTTGTTGTCATCAAACGTTACTTGCAAGGCAAGCCGATGTATCAAGCGGATGCCAGCCAAGCGCATTACCGATTGCTCCGTGCAGGGCTTAATACGAAGCAGGCGCTCGGCGTACTCATGCTGCTAAGCACATGCCTAGGGCTAACATCTATAATCCTGCTGCTGGTTCAAGTCTAG